From the Hevea brasiliensis isolate MT/VB/25A 57/8 chromosome 15, ASM3005281v1, whole genome shotgun sequence genome, one window contains:
- the LOC110667894 gene encoding MYB-like transcription factor EOBII isoform X2: MDKKPCDSQEADVRKGPWTMEEDLILINHIANHGLKRTGKSCRLRWLNYLRPDVRRGNITPEEQQLIIELHAKWGNRWSKIAKHLPGRTDNEIKNYWRTRIQKHIKQEEALSGQSSEINEHASTSMQVSGMIETYSPPSYQETVEAFPGATLAPESYDNCWSIEDLWSMQLLNGD; encoded by the exons ATGGACAAAAAGCCATGTGACTCCCAGGAAGCTGATGTGAGAAAAGGGCCATGGACAATGGAAGAAGACTTGATCTTGATCAACCACATCGCTAACCATG GTCTGAAACGTACTGGAAAGAGTTGTAGGCTCCGATGGCTGAACTATCTGCGCCCTGACGTTCGAAGAGGGAACATTACTCCTGAGGAACAGCAGTTGATCATTGAACTGCATGCCAAGTGGGGAaacag GTGGTCGAAAATCGCAAAGCATCTTCCAGGAAGGACTGACAATGAAATAAAAAACTACTGGAGGACTAGAATCCAGAAGCATATTAAGCAAGAAGAGGCATTATCTGGGCAGAGTTCAGAGATAAATGAACATGCAAGCACAAGCATGCAGGTATCTGGTATGATTGAGACCTACTCTCCACCATCTTACCAAGAGACTGTAGAGGCTTTTCCAGGAGCAACCTTAGCTCCTGAATCCTATGACAACTGCTGGAGCATTGAGGATCTCTGGTCCATGcagttacttaatggtgattaa
- the LOC110667894 gene encoding MYB-like transcription factor EOBII isoform X1, whose product MDKKPCDSQEADVRKGPWTMEEDLILINHIANHGDGVWNSLAKAAGLKRTGKSCRLRWLNYLRPDVRRGNITPEEQQLIIELHAKWGNRWSKIAKHLPGRTDNEIKNYWRTRIQKHIKQEEALSGQSSEINEHASTSMQVSGMIETYSPPSYQETVEAFPGATLAPESYDNCWSIEDLWSMQLLNGD is encoded by the exons ATGGACAAAAAGCCATGTGACTCCCAGGAAGCTGATGTGAGAAAAGGGCCATGGACAATGGAAGAAGACTTGATCTTGATCAACCACATCGCTAACCATGGTGATGGTGTATGGAACTCTCTCGCTAAAGCAGCTG GTCTGAAACGTACTGGAAAGAGTTGTAGGCTCCGATGGCTGAACTATCTGCGCCCTGACGTTCGAAGAGGGAACATTACTCCTGAGGAACAGCAGTTGATCATTGAACTGCATGCCAAGTGGGGAaacag GTGGTCGAAAATCGCAAAGCATCTTCCAGGAAGGACTGACAATGAAATAAAAAACTACTGGAGGACTAGAATCCAGAAGCATATTAAGCAAGAAGAGGCATTATCTGGGCAGAGTTCAGAGATAAATGAACATGCAAGCACAAGCATGCAGGTATCTGGTATGATTGAGACCTACTCTCCACCATCTTACCAAGAGACTGTAGAGGCTTTTCCAGGAGCAACCTTAGCTCCTGAATCCTATGACAACTGCTGGAGCATTGAGGATCTCTGGTCCATGcagttacttaatggtgattaa